The following proteins are co-located in the Phocoena phocoena chromosome 1, mPhoPho1.1, whole genome shotgun sequence genome:
- the AMPD2 gene encoding AMP deaminase 2 isoform X2, with the protein MASEARGGLGAPPLQSARSLPGPAPCLKHFPLDLRTSMDGKCKEIAEELFSRSLAESELRSAPYEFPEESPIEQLEERRQRLERQISQDVKLEPDILLRAKQDFLKTDSDSDLQLYKEQHDGQGDRGLWERDVVLEREFQRVTISGEEKCGVPFTDLLDAAKSVVRALFIREKYMALSLQSFCPTTRRYLQQLAEKPLETRTYEQGPDTPVSADAPVHPPALEQHPYERCEPSTMPGDLGLGLRMVQGVVHVYTRREPDAHCSEVELPYPDLQEFVADVNVLMALIINGPIKSFCYRRLQYLSSKFQMHVLLNEMKELAAQKKVPHRDFYNIRKVDTHIHASSCMNQKHLLRFIKRAMKRHLEEIVHMEQGREQTLREVFESMNLTAYDLSVDTLDVHADRNTFHRFDKFNAKYNPIGESVLREIFIKTDNRVSGKYFAHIIKEVMSDLEESKYQNAELRLSIYGRSRDEWDKLAHWAVIHRVHSPNVRWLVQVPRLFDVYRTKGQLANFQEMLENIFLPLFEATIHPASHPELHLFLEHVDGFDSVDDESKPENHIFNLESPLPEAWVEEDNPPYAYYLYYTFVNMAMLNHLRRQRGFHTFVLRPHCGEAGPIHHLVSAFMLAENISHGLLLRKAPVLQYLYYLAQIGIAMSPLSNNSLFLSYHRNPLPEYLSRGLMVSLSTDDPLQFHFTKEPLMEEYSIATQVWKLSSCDMCELARNSVLMSGFSHKVKSHWLGPNYTKEGPEGNDIRRTNVPDIRVGYRHETLCQELALITQAVQSEMLETIPEEAGITMSPGPQ; encoded by the exons ATGGCCTCAG AGGCtcggggtgggctgggggccccTCCGCTGCAGTCTGCCCGAtccctgccaggccctgccccctgcctcaAGCACTTCCCGCTCGACCTGCGCACGTCTATGGATGGCAAATGCAAGGAGATCGCCGAG gaGCTGTTCAGCCGCTCCCTGGCTGAGAGTGAGCTCCGTAGCGCCCCATACGAGTTCCCGGAGGAGAGCCCCATCGAGCAGCTGGAGGAGCGGCGGCAGCGCCTGGAGCGGCAGATCAGCCAGGATGTCAA GCTGGAGCCGGACATCCTGCTTCGGGCCAAGCAAGATTTCCTGAAGACAGACAGTGACTCGGACCTCCA GCTCTACAAGGAGCAGCATGACGGGCAGGGCGACCGGGGCCTGTGGGAGCGAGATGTGGTGCTAGAGCGGGAATTTCAGCGGGTCACCATCTCCGGGGAGGAGAAGTGTGGG GTGCCATTCACAGACCTGCTGGACGCAGCCAAGAGCGTGGTGCGGGCACTCTTCATCCGGGAGAAGTACATGGCCCTGTCGCTGCAGAGCTTCTGCCCCACCACCCGCCGGTACCTGCAGCAGCTGGCCGAGAAGCCTCTGGAGACACGGACCTATGAGCAGGGCCCGGACACCCCTGTGTCCGCTG ATGCCCCAGTGCACCCCCCTGCGCTGGAGCAGCACCCGTATGAGCGCTGTGAGCCGAGCACCATGCCGGGGGACCTGGGCTTGGGTCTGCGCATGGTGCAGGGCGTGGTTCACGTCTACACCCGCAGGGAGCCCGATGCGCA CTGCTCAGAGGTGGAGCTGCCGTACCCCGACCTGCAGGAATTTGTGGCAGATGTCAATGTGCTGATGGCTCTGATTATCAATGGCCCCAT AAAGTCATTCTGTTACCGTCGGCTGCAGTACCTGAGCTCTAAGTTCCAGATGCACGTGCTGCTCAATGAGATGAAGGAGCTGGCCGCCCAGAAGAAGGTGCCCCACCGAGACTTCTACAACATCCGCAAG GTGGACACGCACATCCATGCCTCGTCCTGCATGAACCAGAAGCATCTGCTGCGCTTCATCAAACGGGCGATGAAGCGGCACCTGGAGGAGATCGTGCACATGGAGCAGGGTCGCGAGCAGACGCTGCGGGAGGTCTTCGAGAGCATGAATCTCACTGCCTACGACCTGAGTGTGGACACGCTCGATGTGCACGCG GACAGGAACACCTTCCATCGCTTTGACAAGTTCAATGCCAAATATAACCCTATTGGGGAGTCTGTCCTCCGAGAGATCTTCATCAAGACCGACAACAGGGTTTCTGGGAAGTACTTTGCTCACATCATCAAG GAGGTGATGTCGGACCTGGAGGAGAGCAAATACCAGAATGCGGAGCTGCGGCTCTCCATTTACGGGCGCTCAAGGGACGAGTGGGACAAGCTGGCGCACTGGGCCGTCATACACCGTGTACACTCTCCCAACGTGCGCTGGCTCGTGCAGGTGCCCCGCCTCTT TGACGTGTACCGTACCAAGGGCCAGCTGGCCAACTTCCAGGAGATGCTGGAGAACATCTTTCTGCCACTGTTCGAGGCCACCATCCACCCTGCCAGCCACCCGGAGCTGCATCTCTTCTTGGAGCAT GTGGATGGCTTTGACAGCGTGGATGATGAGTCCAAGCCTGAGAACCACATCTTTAACCTGGAGAGCCCCCTCCCCGAGGCTTGGGTGGAGGAGGACAACCCACCGTATGCCTACTACTTGTACTACACCTTCGTCAACATGGCCATGCTGAACCACCTGCGCAG GCAGAGGGGCTTCCACACGTTTGTGCTGAGGCCGCACTGTGGGGAGGCCGGGCCCATCCACCATCTGGTGTCGGCCTTCATGCTGGCTGAGAACATCTCGCATGGGCTGCTTCTGCGCAAG GCCCCGGTCCTGCAGTACCTGTATTACTTGGCCCAGATTGGCATCGCCATGTCCCCACTCAGCAACAACAGCCTCTTCCTCAGCTACCACCGGAACCCACTACCTGAGTACCTGTCCCGCGGCCTCATGGTCTCACTGTCCACCGACGATCCCCTGCAGTTCCACTTCACCAAG GAGCCACTGATGGAGGAGTACAGCATCGCCACCCAGGTGTGGAAGCTCAGCTCCTGCGACATGTGCGAGCTGGCACGCAACAGTGTGCTCATGAGTGGCTTCTCCCACAAG GTGAAGAGCCACTGGCTGGGACCCAACTATACCAAGGAGGGCCCTGAGGGCAATGACATCCGCCGCACCAATGTGCCGGACATCCGTGTGGGCTACCGCCATGAGACCCTGTGCCAGGAGCTGGCGCTCATCACGCAGGCCGTGCAGAGCGAGATGCTGGAGACTATCCCGGAGGAGGCGGGCATCACCATGAGCCCAGGGCCTCAGTGA
- the AMPD2 gene encoding AMP deaminase 2 isoform X1 has product MASYSSGPGKSKAKYPFKKRASLHASSAVPEARGGLGAPPLQSARSLPGPAPCLKHFPLDLRTSMDGKCKEIAEELFSRSLAESELRSAPYEFPEESPIEQLEERRQRLERQISQDVKLEPDILLRAKQDFLKTDSDSDLQLYKEQHDGQGDRGLWERDVVLEREFQRVTISGEEKCGVPFTDLLDAAKSVVRALFIREKYMALSLQSFCPTTRRYLQQLAEKPLETRTYEQGPDTPVSADAPVHPPALEQHPYERCEPSTMPGDLGLGLRMVQGVVHVYTRREPDAHCSEVELPYPDLQEFVADVNVLMALIINGPIKSFCYRRLQYLSSKFQMHVLLNEMKELAAQKKVPHRDFYNIRKVDTHIHASSCMNQKHLLRFIKRAMKRHLEEIVHMEQGREQTLREVFESMNLTAYDLSVDTLDVHADRNTFHRFDKFNAKYNPIGESVLREIFIKTDNRVSGKYFAHIIKEVMSDLEESKYQNAELRLSIYGRSRDEWDKLAHWAVIHRVHSPNVRWLVQVPRLFDVYRTKGQLANFQEMLENIFLPLFEATIHPASHPELHLFLEHVDGFDSVDDESKPENHIFNLESPLPEAWVEEDNPPYAYYLYYTFVNMAMLNHLRRQRGFHTFVLRPHCGEAGPIHHLVSAFMLAENISHGLLLRKAPVLQYLYYLAQIGIAMSPLSNNSLFLSYHRNPLPEYLSRGLMVSLSTDDPLQFHFTKEPLMEEYSIATQVWKLSSCDMCELARNSVLMSGFSHKVKSHWLGPNYTKEGPEGNDIRRTNVPDIRVGYRHETLCQELALITQAVQSEMLETIPEEAGITMSPGPQ; this is encoded by the exons ATGGCATCCTATTCATCTGGTCCCGGCAAATCCAAGGCCAAATATCCCTTTAAGAAGCGGGCCAGCCTACACGCTTCCTCTGCAGTACCAG AGGCtcggggtgggctgggggccccTCCGCTGCAGTCTGCCCGAtccctgccaggccctgccccctgcctcaAGCACTTCCCGCTCGACCTGCGCACGTCTATGGATGGCAAATGCAAGGAGATCGCCGAG gaGCTGTTCAGCCGCTCCCTGGCTGAGAGTGAGCTCCGTAGCGCCCCATACGAGTTCCCGGAGGAGAGCCCCATCGAGCAGCTGGAGGAGCGGCGGCAGCGCCTGGAGCGGCAGATCAGCCAGGATGTCAA GCTGGAGCCGGACATCCTGCTTCGGGCCAAGCAAGATTTCCTGAAGACAGACAGTGACTCGGACCTCCA GCTCTACAAGGAGCAGCATGACGGGCAGGGCGACCGGGGCCTGTGGGAGCGAGATGTGGTGCTAGAGCGGGAATTTCAGCGGGTCACCATCTCCGGGGAGGAGAAGTGTGGG GTGCCATTCACAGACCTGCTGGACGCAGCCAAGAGCGTGGTGCGGGCACTCTTCATCCGGGAGAAGTACATGGCCCTGTCGCTGCAGAGCTTCTGCCCCACCACCCGCCGGTACCTGCAGCAGCTGGCCGAGAAGCCTCTGGAGACACGGACCTATGAGCAGGGCCCGGACACCCCTGTGTCCGCTG ATGCCCCAGTGCACCCCCCTGCGCTGGAGCAGCACCCGTATGAGCGCTGTGAGCCGAGCACCATGCCGGGGGACCTGGGCTTGGGTCTGCGCATGGTGCAGGGCGTGGTTCACGTCTACACCCGCAGGGAGCCCGATGCGCA CTGCTCAGAGGTGGAGCTGCCGTACCCCGACCTGCAGGAATTTGTGGCAGATGTCAATGTGCTGATGGCTCTGATTATCAATGGCCCCAT AAAGTCATTCTGTTACCGTCGGCTGCAGTACCTGAGCTCTAAGTTCCAGATGCACGTGCTGCTCAATGAGATGAAGGAGCTGGCCGCCCAGAAGAAGGTGCCCCACCGAGACTTCTACAACATCCGCAAG GTGGACACGCACATCCATGCCTCGTCCTGCATGAACCAGAAGCATCTGCTGCGCTTCATCAAACGGGCGATGAAGCGGCACCTGGAGGAGATCGTGCACATGGAGCAGGGTCGCGAGCAGACGCTGCGGGAGGTCTTCGAGAGCATGAATCTCACTGCCTACGACCTGAGTGTGGACACGCTCGATGTGCACGCG GACAGGAACACCTTCCATCGCTTTGACAAGTTCAATGCCAAATATAACCCTATTGGGGAGTCTGTCCTCCGAGAGATCTTCATCAAGACCGACAACAGGGTTTCTGGGAAGTACTTTGCTCACATCATCAAG GAGGTGATGTCGGACCTGGAGGAGAGCAAATACCAGAATGCGGAGCTGCGGCTCTCCATTTACGGGCGCTCAAGGGACGAGTGGGACAAGCTGGCGCACTGGGCCGTCATACACCGTGTACACTCTCCCAACGTGCGCTGGCTCGTGCAGGTGCCCCGCCTCTT TGACGTGTACCGTACCAAGGGCCAGCTGGCCAACTTCCAGGAGATGCTGGAGAACATCTTTCTGCCACTGTTCGAGGCCACCATCCACCCTGCCAGCCACCCGGAGCTGCATCTCTTCTTGGAGCAT GTGGATGGCTTTGACAGCGTGGATGATGAGTCCAAGCCTGAGAACCACATCTTTAACCTGGAGAGCCCCCTCCCCGAGGCTTGGGTGGAGGAGGACAACCCACCGTATGCCTACTACTTGTACTACACCTTCGTCAACATGGCCATGCTGAACCACCTGCGCAG GCAGAGGGGCTTCCACACGTTTGTGCTGAGGCCGCACTGTGGGGAGGCCGGGCCCATCCACCATCTGGTGTCGGCCTTCATGCTGGCTGAGAACATCTCGCATGGGCTGCTTCTGCGCAAG GCCCCGGTCCTGCAGTACCTGTATTACTTGGCCCAGATTGGCATCGCCATGTCCCCACTCAGCAACAACAGCCTCTTCCTCAGCTACCACCGGAACCCACTACCTGAGTACCTGTCCCGCGGCCTCATGGTCTCACTGTCCACCGACGATCCCCTGCAGTTCCACTTCACCAAG GAGCCACTGATGGAGGAGTACAGCATCGCCACCCAGGTGTGGAAGCTCAGCTCCTGCGACATGTGCGAGCTGGCACGCAACAGTGTGCTCATGAGTGGCTTCTCCCACAAG GTGAAGAGCCACTGGCTGGGACCCAACTATACCAAGGAGGGCCCTGAGGGCAATGACATCCGCCGCACCAATGTGCCGGACATCCGTGTGGGCTACCGCCATGAGACCCTGTGCCAGGAGCTGGCGCTCATCACGCAGGCCGTGCAGAGCGAGATGCTGGAGACTATCCCGGAGGAGGCGGGCATCACCATGAGCCCAGGGCCTCAGTGA